A portion of the Citrobacter rodentium NBRC 105723 = DSM 16636 genome contains these proteins:
- a CDS encoding YaiY family protein translates to MADFTLSKSLFNGKHRETSSTPGNIAYAVFVLFCFWAGAQILNLLVHAPGVYEHLMQVQETGRPRVEIGLGVGTIFGLVPFLVGSLIFGVIAAFLHWRHRHH, encoded by the coding sequence ATGGCTGATTTCACACTCTCAAAATCCCTGTTTAACGGGAAACATCGTGAAACCTCCTCCACCCCTGGCAACATCGCCTATGCGGTGTTCGTACTGTTTTGTTTTTGGGCCGGCGCGCAGATCCTGAATCTGCTGGTCCATGCGCCGGGCGTTTATGAGCATCTGATGCAGGTACAGGAAACCGGACGTCCGCGCGTGGAAATCGGCCTCGGTGTTGGCACGATTTTCGGTCTGGTGCCGTTCCTGGTCGGCAGCCTGATTTTCGGCGTTATCGCCGCCTTCCTGCACTGGCGTCACCGCCATCACTGA
- a CDS encoding DUF2754 domain-containing protein produces the protein MNLPVKIRRDWHYYAFAIGLIFILNGIVGLLGFDAKGWQTYAVGAVTWVISFWLAGLIIRRRVEEDETAQE, from the coding sequence ATGAATTTGCCTGTAAAAATCCGCCGTGACTGGCACTATTACGCCTTTGCCATCGGGCTAATTTTCATCCTGAACGGTATTGTCGGGCTGCTGGGTTTTGACGCTAAAGGCTGGCAAACCTATGCCGTAGGGGCGGTGACATGGGTAATCAGCTTCTGGCTGGCGGGGCTGATTATCCGCCGTCGGGTGGAAGAGGATGAAACTGCGCAGGAGTGA
- the ddlA gene encoding D-alanine--D-alanine ligase has product MAKLRVGIVFGGKSAEHEVSLQSAKNIVDAIDKTRFEVVLLGIDKQGQWHVSDAANYLLNADDPAHIALRPSATRLAQVPGQHEHQLIDARTATPLPTVDVIFPIVHGTLGEDGSLQGMLRVANLPFVGSDVLGSAACMDKDVTKRLLRDTGLNIAPFVTLSRANRHTFSFADIKARLGLPLFVKPANQGSSVGVSKVTNEAQYAQAVALAFEFDHKVVVEQGIVGREIECAVLGNDRPQASTCGEIVLNSDFYAYDTKYIDDNGAKVVVPATIDPQINDKIRDIAIQAYQTLGCAGMARVDVFLTAENEVVINEINTLPGFTNISMYPKLWQASGLSYTDLISRLIELALERHAADNALKTTI; this is encoded by the coding sequence ATGGCGAAATTGCGGGTAGGAATCGTATTTGGCGGGAAATCAGCGGAACATGAGGTGTCTTTGCAATCGGCAAAAAATATTGTCGATGCCATCGACAAGACCCGCTTTGAGGTTGTGCTGTTAGGTATTGATAAACAGGGGCAGTGGCACGTCAGCGATGCGGCCAACTACCTGCTCAACGCGGACGATCCCGCGCACATTGCGCTGCGTCCTTCCGCCACCCGTCTTGCCCAGGTGCCGGGTCAACATGAACACCAGCTTATTGATGCCCGGACCGCCACGCCCCTGCCGACAGTGGATGTGATATTCCCAATCGTCCACGGTACGCTGGGCGAAGATGGTTCGCTACAGGGGATGCTGCGGGTGGCGAATCTGCCGTTCGTCGGTTCCGATGTGCTGGGCTCGGCGGCTTGCATGGACAAAGATGTGACTAAACGCCTGCTGCGCGACACCGGGCTGAATATTGCGCCATTCGTGACTCTCAGCCGGGCCAATCGCCATACTTTTAGCTTTGCCGATATAAAAGCGCGTCTCGGCCTGCCGCTGTTCGTGAAGCCAGCCAACCAGGGCTCTTCCGTCGGTGTCAGTAAAGTGACCAACGAGGCGCAGTACGCCCAGGCCGTCGCGCTGGCGTTCGAATTCGATCATAAGGTAGTGGTAGAACAAGGGATCGTCGGGCGCGAAATTGAATGCGCGGTGCTGGGTAACGATCGTCCACAGGCCAGTACCTGCGGCGAAATCGTGCTGAACAGCGATTTTTACGCTTACGACACCAAATACATCGACGATAACGGTGCGAAAGTGGTGGTGCCTGCGACGATCGATCCGCAGATCAACGACAAGATCCGTGATATTGCCATCCAGGCTTACCAGACGCTGGGCTGTGCCGGTATGGCGCGCGTCGATGTCTTTTTGACCGCGGAAAATGAAGTGGTGATCAATGAGATCAACACGCTGCCGGGCTTTACCAACATCAGTATGTACCCGAAACTCTGGCAGGCCAGCGGGTTAAGCTATACCGATCTGATCAGCCGTTTGATTGAACTGGCGCTGGAGCGACACGCTGCGGATAACGCGCTGAAAACGACAATCTAA